TTAatgataatattttattatttttatatattttttataatttgtccaGTCGCGTTAAATTACTCATGATACGCCACTGGCGCTTGTTCTTAGTAGTAATACTACTAATATTAGTTTATAGTTTGGAAGGTTTAAAATACCGGCGAATGTAGACGATCTCAGCGTCTTTATTTCTGTTGATATGATAATACTATTTCACAGATATGCAATTACATATTTTGTACGTAATGTACATACTTTCATCATATTTCTTTCTCTGTACTAATATACCTATCCAAATTGAGATTATATATTATGTCATATTCTTCTTTGTATCGTGGATCCCTCGCCAACCACGGTTTCACCAACCGCACCTTTCTCTTCGGAACGTAACCCCCGCGGTTGAAGAGGGATTactgtaattattgacgaatctgacagatgccagaatcgtactttagatgaaaagcttgtggaattaaactaattagtaatttagtagatttgatttttacacaatatgttaacatgtaggtattttttataaaggggaataaaattaaaaagtaaacaatattgttaattaaatttatagatatggaaacattaaaaaatgacacaaaactatccatacactgtgtttttatcttcttctctaggtgctgtctccgcttaaaatgttggtaatcatcagagcgatctttatttctgaaaccgcggctctaaataattcattgttattacatccaaaccagttcctaaggttcttcagccatgagttacgtctccttactatggatatttttcttgcataatgacctggagtataaactaacttctaacgaattaaattctaaaccaaaatacaaaactaacttttaacgaactgaattctaaaccaaaacacaaaataatgtacaaaaaagttgtgaaacacaagggaagtcgaattcgaaatttcaaaatgacaggtacacaaaatactgacctgaataataaccgtcacttgactctttgacacttctaaaaaatggccaaaatggacgaagttttcgtcaaatgttcgtaatacgtgtatttgattggctagaaaaaacgcgcattctaaatatcaacgaatcaaacgtaggttaggaatagacatcttatgtatataaacattgtaatgctgcattatttttgtgtttaatcacggagctaccgctttttccgtctcatcaaacttaatgcattagagagaaattgaaaaactgtgacgcactgaaaaatgatcatgagaacaagaataataatttatttaggtaccctttttcaatcaagcaaagcattatagcacgaagaatgatattcaatagaactttcacaattatctggcaactgaacctcattgaattgatgaccaagtattctactaactttgtaaaatgttcgaaaattactcaaaaatgttccgttcaatggtttcacttttgatttggcgacttaaaatttaaactgttgacactcaaaaatagacacaaaaacactccatagttaatataaattttaatttccaacacacgtggcaaacagaaactcagagaccatgtactttcaaatactactttgtatagcacaaagtgtcacactgacaaatgcagccctctaatacatacttctaagcataatgtgtcatatttacgtctattcttataagcaccgaagttttagactcttcacatttttcaatgtggtttacagggttaagatttgagtatggaaaaaaatgtatacaacgttttttgtaggaaattttccgtactttctgatgcgcctaattagaaaaccctaagagattgctttcacatgttctttgacattttttattgtcattttgagaatatctagaacaaactccacccaaaaaaataattgttttgcaatatatacatgcattgatacttacctcactgtttttggagtgtccatgtatatatatgcacatgcaaatatgtgaatataaataataatatacaactaaaatagctttatcaataatataatatcgtatggcatttttgccggggagatcctttcggatagttccagcgccaattacatctttaaccctgtttcaagtaactagtgtcgatgtacactagcccagggggaccgacggcttaacgtactctccgaggcacggtgagacggctcgtgtcattattggaaatgaaaatggtttgtctttggcagggatcgaacccacgtctactggcgtatgaggccagcgtttatgccgttacccacggccgctcaccgctttatcaatatgtgactaagtcattctgaaaaaatgttttttatttatttccttcgatttgcccaaactttttgtccgacatataactttttgcgttacaaaatataatttgtacataaacaaatcaaaattagcttgctatttatcaccaacatttttgtctatatcttacatgtttagaatgtccgactaggaaaatttcccattcattttgtccgacagaacttccaattgcttttttaatctttcattaaactctcatgcaaaaatcagactgctattcatcaccaacatagttcctgtgatgtggcatgttctacgtgtcggactcgttaaaatgcccaacctttttgtcggacaaacattttttcatatattatataacgttggctattgaataaacttaaaaacaacttgctatttttcaccatcataaacttgtcaggacgacacgtttatcatgctccaccgttaaaacttcccctgtttcagtgttcccgtgcatcaatgtttgtccgactagacaccgttaagctattaacaaattttcagcttgctattaaccaacttttttttcttacgcgggatccaggtctataatatTTAGAATTTTCACACATAAAATTAATAAAGCGCTTATGTAGTCAAAAATGTACATATAACAACTAAATAACGTAATAATCACAGAATAATTTATGCAATATATTCAAGTgagaaaattgtaaatttatgattttaacatttttCGGATATCATTCTTTTGGAGTGGAAATCAAACGTCAAAAAAacgtattttcaattaaaattatgattgattcctattaaaaatagtaaataacaGTCAACCAATTATCAGCATAAATTTATGAGAAAATATTCTAAGCTTAACAAATATTACAGGAGAAGACAACTTTGGGCCAAAAGTAACgtccaaaaataaataaacaaataaattaataaataatattattctaAGAAATAGTACTCTCACAATTTATTATTGTAAATTAGTTTTCGGTTCTAAGTAACTACAgtataaattttttcttaaattatctTTTATGAAGATATCAACTAACTCATTAGTTGGACCCTTATCATGGTCACAATGAACCTACAGTCATCtcaattattaaatttaaaattccaAGCGCACATGTAGTAAGAAACACAATTATCTCACTtaaacttccaatgaaaatattaatattaatgtgTTAAATCACTTTAATCGTCTAGTGGAACGGTACAcaagcaaaataaaaatatttgagaaacgATTCAAAAACCGATTCTTTAGTTAATTACAAACTGCTAAAAAATATTTGAATGGTATGTATATGGCTTCCCCTGTAATTCCATATAAACCATCTGCGCAACCTTCACTCATTTTTCAACAGTTTCTACTGGGTTATAACTTTGATGCGTCTGAGTTAATAACCGCGTCTGAGTTAATAAAATCGCGATGATCAATCGCGTCTGAGTTAATAAAATTCTATATTTTGTATTTGACATTGTATGTTGAATTTCACATTAATATTTTCTTTACTAATATACTTccatcaaatatttttaattttagtgatATCGGTTAAGGTAAAAATCACTTCTTGCAATTCTTATAGATGACAGACTTcctaaaaaacaaaacaaatattaaTATAGTTCTGGAATTATTTTCTTATTGCTACTATTTCTTTTTTAACTACTAGAAgttcatttaaaaaatatatcgaaCTTACTTTGTATAAAGACTAGAACCACTTCACATAAGACCCCATTCCCTTTTAAGGGTCTGTGTATCTTCCTAATACCATAGTCCTCAACAAAGGCCCCACTTCGTTGGGATCCTGTAATACTTCAAGTAACATTTTTTCCACGTTTCTCATGATGGATACTTTCTGGTGATCTTGCAAGGGGTACTCCAAATTTGTTGGTCcaccctaaaaataatcaagctCAATATGTTGTAAAActcaaaaaattgtaatgttaATACCAGTAGTTTTCTTCTCACAGTGCTTATTTGTTTCAAAATTTTGGCGATGATAATACCAATAATACCAATTTGTATCTTTTTAACATGGAAGATTGAATATTCCAATTTTGATGTTTGTATTCTTACGAATAAGATAAGGGACCTATGCAAGCGCCTGTCGCAATACTCGAATATTAAGCTCATCTTCACAAAGTGCTCCAAAGCACAAAGTTAGATAATAAACCCGGCACTGTTGAGCAAGTATCAGCGGAATAACTGCAAGAACTGGAATTGCGGAAATGCAATACCATCTAGGGGAAGTAGAAACCAACACAAAACCCCTGGTCCTCCAAATTGATGATCGTGCATGTGGTTGGCAAGACttataatgattatttcattcataggtgAGTCTGACTaacagaaagctacagaaatagaAATTACAGCGATCATTTTTGATAAGATCCCtttcgtcaagcattacgtcagatgcccttcattactacgcaaaaatgaacattcaatgatattaatgacaattaatgttttacaacttgtcacagagaacaccaagaaacaggtttagcaaatatttaggtgaagatatcaataaaatattaggtaaaatgatataaaaagatagttttattcatgaaataatctcagcgaattacagttgatctctaaaattattatcgacttgttgtcACTAGGGAAGCAAATTGACAATTTTAGAGCtttcgtgcaattactactgatactttagacattttacgtttttcaagaCTTACCTTGTACCAAAAATTGACAGTTATCGTTGCACCTTCATTCAATAAGGATTCTATGTGGTGCCACCAACAAATAGGAATATACAGTACATCTCCTGGTCTTAAAATAGTTTCACAGCCCTTCACGTTTTTAAATTTGGGATATTTGGTGTAATCTGGGTGTTCAAAGTCAATCTGAAATAATTTTCTAgtaaattttaacaatattaacaTATGTACATTATGGTAGGGAAGATATAGATTAGAACTTATAAACGCAACAGAGAATAGAAATATTGGTAGATTTGATATTATGCTAGGGTTTAATTTATCTTCTTCTTGAATCCATGTTCATCCTCTGCTGGACATAGGCTTCTTCCATTTATCTCCACTGATATCTACTCTTAGCAATTATTATCCATTGCTTGCCCACGATATGTTTGATATTATCCGTCCCCCTCCACTCCTCTCCTGTTTTCTCTTGTTCTCCAGTTTGTTATTATATGCGTCCATTTTTCAGGGTTATCTCGAGCAACATACACAACCCATTggcacttgagccttgctatatgTTAGGGGTCATGTGTAATATTTGTTCTGTCACTAAGATTGGTATTCTGAATCCTGTCTCTCAAACTGATCCCAAGCATAGCTCTCTTCATCGCTCTTTAAGTTTTCAAAtcgttgacattgacagttttcaAATGGGGAAAATaattatacagtagactccctctataacgagaactgaaatggcggactaattacctcgttataagcagATCTCGCTATATCATTCTTCACAAAATGAGGTTCTTCACcactgaaatgttttgatgcctcttacgtagtttattaggtgtcgatggtcgacctTAATAATGTGACTTCGccatcataaattgtaaattttctacaatattcaatatcagTCGATAGATAAAGATGAAGTTTATTACAGGCGTTGGAGTtgattacagcactggcctcgaaaGTCACACAGATGTTGGGCATGTCTGAATACAGGTAGTTGGGGTATTTAATTATAGCTATTActgcgctaaaaacaggtaaagaaacatattcttggatctcatttttcctcgttataaccaaatatgcctcgttatagaggtgttatagttcaatagtaatttcatgggacatctagtgtacctcgttacaAGTGAAATCTCGTAATATCCGTGCTCGTTacagagagagtctactgtaataTTTTGTGTTATTTATAATACTTTGTTTTAATTTGGGACAAACTTCATAAAAGGTATACTTACCATACTCTGTCTATCATGCGGATGATAAACAGGATGAGGGTACAAACACTCAAACTGGTCAGGTGGAAAGAGAATACACCTTTTAAATCCACTAATTTGAGCGAACAGGTTCTGTTGTTCATCATAATGACAGGGTGTGACGTTTCCTTCTTGAGAAACAAATAGTACATTAGAAGTCAGTTCTCCCCAACCGTGTGTAGTCTTTTTCTGCACAACAAAGTGCCAATCGAACTTCAAATAATCCTCTACGATGTTAGGACCAACTGTAGAGTTCAAAGATTGCTGAAGATATAATCTAGAAAGTAATATATTGTCAAAATTATTTGTCGCTGTATAGAAACCTATACATATTAAATATCTTAGTGTAGTACACAAATCTCAGTAAGTAAATCAAACCGAGGAACAGTTTTTATGGACGAATCAGAAGTGtcaaattaacaaatatatatgtctatatactattgtgttttcaattttatcaatcaaaggcaaaataaaaattaaattacatttttttaaaataacgcgggcacataaatttgatacaccctgtatattattctgtaaatatttattagaatttagtttggatgtaagtggatttcatttttaatgagctttccgatgaaccattaaagacttttgtgaataattaaagtgaaaagaacgatgtatttaggtttaaaatggaaaaagattgttcattacgggaactatagaatccacaggtagaggtaattatcattttctagaaaaatggtttaaaagaaagtttggaattttaatatctttgtttcaccccgagtaaatgttgtagagttccccgaaagtaattaggatggtcggaataattttgaaagaatgactgtttgtttatcgaatggaaaagagaaatgtttctgattcttggcaatttggaaggggaaaagtggttggaatgattgagtgagtttgaaaaagaagttattatgttattggcatcgctgaggagcagttcgacgttttcgtggatagatagttagcaagtaccagtggttgtttgatagtggaaaatagtgctgaaaagtggaacgagagacagatcaaattgagacgaaatacctctttgattctgtattattgtgagaaggagagcatagaatttttggagttttgtttgaatcgagtactggtcaaaagaggcctggcttgttggagaattggtgctggtatgctgatagttttgaagctggagaacggagagggctttgatgagtagcctttaacatagtcaacgagggagagctgttttgggtcacgagaagacatcagagtgagtgaagcaaaaggtcagtcaacttatgtgaaagatatttttatgttcgtaaactaaaattttgagtaaaaagcgtaggaattaaaattccaatatttcagaaagtaaatagggagtatagctaatcttgcgaatacataatttggttttgtttattttgttgtacaaagtcatcgggaacaaaccgataaattgtttttttttaactagaataaatttaaatggtagaaatttcattcggacatctgtgtccacaggttttagatttgatagatttttagagtatcgattttgataaataaaagacaattctgtatgtttattttatgttttgctttatttcttttccctattttat
The window above is part of the Diabrotica virgifera virgifera chromosome 2, PGI_DIABVI_V3a genome. Proteins encoded here:
- the LOC114325798 gene encoding hypoxia-inducible factor 1-alpha inhibitor — translated: MGENQREWCPQQLRNYDFELSQIPRCHFQDPNVDELMKKNQPVVITDSNLVKSAVEKWNLDYLEQNLGKSGHTVFVSNDHRFKYFDEKKIHNQKNNPKGIEFDPPTRRVQMKISEFMRKIRNWKEGDDRLYLQQSLNSTVGPNIVEDYLKFDWHFVVQKKTTHGWGELTSNVLFVSQEGNVTPCHYDEQQNLFAQISGFKRCILFPPDQFECLYPHPVYHPHDRQSMIDFEHPDYTKYPKFKNVKGCETILRPGDVLYIPICWWHHIESLLNEGATITVNFWYKGGPTNLEYPLQDHQKVSIMRNVEKMLLEVLQDPNEVGPLLRTMVLGRYTDP